Within the Cyprinus carpio isolate SPL01 chromosome B18, ASM1834038v1, whole genome shotgun sequence genome, the region GAAACCTAGTCAATATTATTCCAATCCTTTGTGACCTTCTTTAAATCTTTTATGGAGTCCAaataaactgttgttttaaaaataaaggcttcaaaaggtttttttttttttttttttttttttttttttttcaaaagaacctttcagtgaacagttcctaaaagaaccattttgaagaacattttaaaaatctaaagaacttGAAGAGCATTTTCTGCATTTGGAAGGTTCCGTGGATGTTCAAGGTTCaatgatgccaataaagaaccttcatttttaagagtgtatttgtgCTTCACATGCATTTCTACAGTGGCTTTCTTGCTTCACTGAAACCTGCGCACCACACAGTATACTgaggtctctctctttctcttttctcagaGTTTCCGAGGTATTGATCTGACAGAAGCCACACAGAAGCAGCGTGTGGTGGGATTCCAGCGCAGACATTCCCTGTGCCCCGTGACTCTTCCCAACTCTAAATTCAACAGCAATGACACCAGCCCTTGGCCTCTGCCGGCCATCAACCAGCACTGGAGCCACgagaagcagcagcagctgcCCCGTTCCTCCCTGAGCCAGATCCCCTTCAGAGTAGACCGGTCCGTGAGCATGATCGAGGGCCATGTGGCCTGCGAGGGCCTGACGTCCAGTCCTCTTCCTCCGCCGCCGGGTCTCAGCATCAGCAACAGCTCCCTGACCTGCCCGAAGGTACTCGGCACGACCTCTACAGCGCCGATGTCCACCCGCTACAAGACGGAGCTCTGCCGCACCTACGAGGAAAGCGGCACCTGCAAATATGGCGCCAAATGCCAGTTCGCTCACGGGATGTTGGAGCTGAGAGGCCTCAACAGACACCCGAAGTACAAGACCGAGCCGTGTCGCACCTTTCACACCATCGGCTTCTGCCCTTACGGTGCTCGGTGTCACTTCATACACAATGCAGATGAGCAGAACGGGCTTTCAGAGAACACAAAGAGCATCCGAGCGCGACCGCAGCTCCGCCAGAGCGTCAGCTTCAGCGGCTTCTCCTCGCAACCACAAACCCTTGGAGGTTTCCACGCCGTACAGGACACCTTGGCCTTCTCCAGATCTTCATCTGTGTCTCCGCCGCCGTCCACCGGGAGTCCCGACCTGCTGTCCCCTTTGGGGACTTTGAAGCACAGCCACCCCTTTGCAGATCTGGGTGGCGGCGGGAGCTTCTACTCTATCAGCGACTCGGAAAGCGTGCAGAACCTTGCGTATGCGCTCAAGGGCCTGCAGCGAAGCACCTCGGCGGACTCTCTCTCCGATCAGGACGGCTACACCAGCTCCAGCAGTCTGAGTGGCTCCGACTCTCCTGGCATCGAGGGCCGACGACTGCCCATCTTCAGCCGCCTGTCTGTCTCAGACGACTAGAAACCTTTACCTGTGCATATTGCATGCTCGCCCAAGCAGACGTTTCTCTGCAAATGTGATGAACGCAATGTATACTGTTGTATACCAGTCTGAAGCTGCAGTGGGAACTTCACTTTAGGTTTATGTGTTTCGGGAATTGTTCTGCTGTGTTTTGTCTGCAGGACCAACCTTCCCAAGCCACCCATCTGTAGTCTAACCAAAGCAGAGCAACTTAGAGTATATACTTCTAGTGTAACGTCTAACCCGCTCCCTGAACATACTGTAGCCTTTAGTTAAGGCATTTTTAAACGGACTGAGTAGTTTTAACCATAGTCCTTTCTAAAAACCTATTTATTGCTTTTGTTGTAATATGCATtggttgttttcattttatatgcatttcGAAGAAGGAACAATGTAGATAaggctttttgtttgtttctttgagcCCGTTTGTCTGCTTTGCACGAGCTATATGTCTTAGCTTTAATTCATGAAACCCAGCTGCACAGAGTCTCAAAGTTGGAATCTCAGGATCCTTTTAAAGTGCTATCGACACACTCCACATTCTTTTTAAGTAATAGCAGTCAGAGATATCCACAAGGAAGAGTCAAAGATGTTCATATGCAAGCCATCGTGAATGTGAAAGTGACAATGTACCAGAAAGACGTCATTTTATACCACAGCCTTCGTCTTTTGCACTCTAAGAGGCGAAACTTGTCATTTGCAAATAATAACACGAACTGTGAGTTCTGATGTTTGTAGgttgttgtttttcatcttgTTTGCCTTGTGACAAGCCACGCTTTTGCCTTTTGTTaacttaaaacttatttatttcgtTTTTCGAAGTGGGAAAACAGTGTATTGTGTTGtgctttttgtttcatgtttgtttatatataatttaaatgaactgtttacaTTCCATGGGAAGGCAATGCccattttcattataatatattgtttgaaaataaagTTTGAAGGGAACAAAAAAGATCCATTGCCTCATTCCTTTGCTTCTCTCCTAAAGTGCTACTGAATGTCAGTGTGTGGCTATTTACTCACTTCTGGTGAAACTTCTCAAGCATTTCTTATTACAAGCAGTTGCATGTGAAGCCCTCCGCTCgcatttaattttaaacacaacacaaacacggTTGAATGCTACTTCTTCCATCTGCCTtcgagaaagaaagaaaaatgcataCTTGACAGCTCTTTTAATTATTCaagctgaaaacacacacaaaggacAAGGGAACAGATGAAGGCTTTTGTGTGTTGCTTTGCTCATTGTTCCAGTAACTAAGAAACATCCCACTGTCACACACGGTCATAGACAATAGCCAAAGGCCTCGCTCCCTTTTATTGAGACAAGGCTGGGCAGTAAATGAAATGCAGGGGCATTTCTCACATCAGGGCTCCTTTGTAAGGCCACTCTCCTTTTCTTAACAACATCTGTATGCTAATGCAGTGGCAGAAGGGAGGAGTGATTTGCAAGTCTATTGCAGAGCGGTAGGTCTTCGAGCAGCTTCCCAGACACTGCTGGCTCCACACATGCGGCTGAGAAGCCTGGGAAGGTGGGGGTGTTCATCTGGacacttgaatctgtttatgCTCCAAGTTTAGATCACCACAGTCTGACAACCACTACAGCAATCCCTCCATTTTAACACCCAAAACACTCTGGCGTTTGCTTTTACTTTTGGttcttgttgtatttttttaagctgTAATATCTACTCTGTCTCAGTAAAAGGGCTTTCCAGGGCAACTCATGCCACAGACTTAGTTTGGAGCTACTGCCACCTTGTggttaatatacaaaaaaaggcTCTGTATAGGATATGCACAAGGTTGGGAAGGTTCAATGTTGGGCTAATTCGATTCCatgatttgtcttttttcagactagttgaaataaaagatccaaaatacacatttaagtgagttttattgcactttatctatttgcatctgtagatttcaatttcaatataTCTTTAAAGGCACTTTTCCCAAAATCAGTTCCTATATATTACAAAGGGTTTTACAGAAGTGTTTGTTCAGATTTACAAcattttaacccccccccccccccccccccccccaaaaaaaaaaaaaaagaaaagaaaaaagatttgacctgaatttaattaatgaatgactatttttgtccagaaatataaattaacaacTTTTCCAAACAAAAGAAGTAACAGCAGATGACAGTCTATTTCTATATCTTTTCACCTTAAGTCTTGCAAATGATGCAGTTCTCCTTTCCGACCACACGAGGCCAGCAGAAGGTCAATCAGAGACAGATCTCTCACAGATCTTCACTGGTTTAACAAGCTGCTGGCTAATGACAGTTTCCCACCAGATTAAATCTGTCACCCGTTAAGACACTTTTAGATTTCAGTGCTTTCACTAAAAGTTTAAAACGAATAGATCTTTTTAATTCGGACCAGTTCCTGGTTCATTTCACTAATATTCCTCTGGGAGCTATTAAAGGACTCTTGCATTATGCACAATTTAACATGCATTAAGTAAAATATGTATGATATGgatattttgcatttcatttgaataGCGCTTTTCGTAAAatgttttcaaagcagctttattcAAAATGTGGCTGAACGTCTCAAGTGCTCCTGCCAAAATCAACTGTGATGGGGGAAACCACTGACAGCAGGGGGTGCATTTCCAGCTCTGGCACCGAAAGCATgactataaatattacattatttgacAGAGTAAGACAATGTTTAATCCATAAAGATAATGATTATAGACAGGGGAGTGGCCATCTGGATGTTCTGGAGAAGTCCAGAACAGCCGTCGGCCTGctgattcatcatcaaagaaaaagtgtcagataaagtGACGTTGACactatttttgcttataagaaaccgaaactgccgtatactggacagagcagcgccagggctgggtctgcctcctccgggggcagcgcttgcaagttcaccacctgatctttaaaaggagtggtgggaactttgggcacgtatccaggctgGGGTCTGAAGAAAACGTGAGAGTTggccggcccgaattccaggcacgcttcgtcaactgaaaatgcctgcaggtcccgaCCCTCTTAaccgaagccaaagccgtcagggtggaaggagacagccttcatTCCAACCCttgatggtagctaccacctgaggTGGCAAGGTACCTTAACCTTCC harbors:
- the LOC109106907 gene encoding mRNA decay activator protein ZFP36L1, which gives rise to MPSNFLTPFLEVDDEFCKSFRGIDLTEATQKQRVVGFQRRHSLCPVTLPNSKFNSNDTSPWPLPAINQHWSHEKQQQLPRSSLSQIPFRVDRSVSMIEGHVACEGLTSSPLPPPPGLSISNSSLTCPKVLGTTSTAPMSTRYKTELCRTYEESGTCKYGAKCQFAHGMLELRGLNRHPKYKTEPCRTFHTIGFCPYGARCHFIHNADEQNGLSENTKSIRARPQLRQSVSFSGFSSQPQTLGGFHAVQDTLAFSRSSSVSPPPSTGSPDLLSPLGTLKHSHPFADLGGGGSFYSISDSESVQNLAYALKGLQRSTSADSLSDQDGYTSSSSLSGSDSPGIEGRRLPIFSRLSVSDD